In Luteolibacter sp. Y139, a genomic segment contains:
- a CDS encoding DUF4256 domain-containing protein: MKGSESKSKLSPTDKKDILGILKARFEKHANRHKGLKWADVEAKLEAHPDKLWSLGEMERTGGEPDVVGQDKKTGEYLFFDCSPETPKGRISTCYDREALDSRKEHKPKTSAVDMAEAMGIELLTEEQYHELQKLGEFDLKTSSWLKSPAEVRKLGGAIFGDKRFGRVFIYHNGAQSYYAARAFRGALKV; the protein is encoded by the coding sequence ATGAAAGGCTCTGAATCCAAGAGTAAGCTGTCGCCGACCGACAAGAAGGACATCCTCGGCATCTTGAAGGCCCGCTTCGAGAAACACGCGAACCGTCACAAGGGCCTCAAGTGGGCAGACGTGGAAGCGAAGCTGGAAGCCCATCCGGACAAGCTCTGGTCGCTCGGCGAAATGGAACGCACCGGCGGCGAGCCGGACGTGGTCGGCCAGGACAAGAAGACCGGTGAGTACCTCTTCTTCGATTGCTCGCCAGAGACCCCCAAAGGCCGTATCAGCACCTGCTACGACCGCGAGGCACTGGACTCTCGCAAGGAGCACAAGCCAAAGACCAGCGCCGTCGATATGGCCGAGGCCATGGGCATCGAGCTCCTAACAGAAGAACAATACCACGAGTTGCAGAAGCTCGGCGAGTTCGACCTGAAGACGTCGAGCTGGCTGAAGTCCCCCGCCGAAGTCCGGAAACTCGGCGGTGCCATCTTCGGCGACAAACGCTTCGGCCGCGTCTTCATCTATCACAACGGGGCGCAGTCTTATTACGCAGCCCGGGCCTTCCGTGGGGCGCTGAAGGTATAG
- a CDS encoding alpha/beta hydrolase-fold protein, which produces MNCLRNPLMVALLLTPFANAADKTLIDYFKPMPVEGKLSSEAWGAQGVLPRDPQNGLEDTTMEKWCYWDGAVIPGPDGKFHLFASRWDQSKGHNGWWQSSAVHAVSDKVTGPYEDKGLCWPDDQGGKGHNVTALKLPDGRYAAIVSETRPGDVFIADSLDGPWKHHGQIQVAPGKFSELGKMSNVCVLLRPDGDFMILARSGAIWISKTGILGPYTVQGPSVYPTVKDLPLKDLEDPILWYSGGLYHIVVNGWSTRKAWHLTSPNGIDNWTLRGLAYDPTTDFLRYTDGTVNHWDKIERPAVVMKDGHVTHFLLSVLDVPKDQEKGNDRHGSKIIVVPFDGEALDRDLQEKAQSSATEEKKPEPPAGVPATTNVPGAEFPRVHPDNRVTLRIKAPDAKKVQFDLGKRYTAERDADGVWTATTDPQVPGFHYYWLVIDGVQVNDPASETFYGVSKQSSGIEIPDADGNFYQPKDVPHGEIRERSYFSKTTGTWRRIFVYTPPGYDADSSVRYPVLYLQHGGGEDERGWGVQGRMNHIMDNLIAEKKAKPMIIVMERGYAQKPGASAASGGPRDFNRMIGALEEVFVNDLIPMIDSTYRTLGDRDHRAMAGLSMGGMQTFTIGMKHLDLFSYFGGFSGAGGGIGGGTFDAKTAQDGVFADAAAFNSKVKLVWLGIGTSEDKRFYEGVKGYRDALEAAGIKTSYYESPGTAHEWQTWRRCLREFTPLLFQ; this is translated from the coding sequence ATGAACTGCCTTCGAAACCCATTGATGGTGGCGCTCTTGTTGACGCCCTTTGCCAACGCCGCGGACAAGACCCTCATCGACTACTTCAAGCCAATGCCGGTCGAGGGGAAGCTCTCGTCCGAGGCATGGGGTGCCCAAGGCGTGCTACCACGAGATCCGCAGAATGGCCTTGAGGACACCACGATGGAGAAGTGGTGCTACTGGGACGGCGCGGTCATTCCCGGTCCCGATGGCAAGTTCCACCTCTTCGCAAGCCGCTGGGATCAATCGAAGGGCCACAATGGCTGGTGGCAATCGTCCGCAGTGCACGCGGTGAGCGACAAGGTCACCGGACCCTATGAAGACAAGGGCCTCTGCTGGCCGGACGACCAGGGAGGAAAGGGTCACAACGTCACGGCCCTCAAGCTGCCGGACGGCCGCTACGCGGCGATCGTCAGCGAAACGAGGCCCGGCGATGTCTTCATCGCCGACTCGCTGGACGGACCGTGGAAACATCACGGGCAGATCCAGGTCGCGCCCGGCAAGTTCAGTGAACTCGGCAAGATGTCGAACGTCTGTGTGCTCCTGAGACCCGATGGGGACTTCATGATCCTGGCCCGCTCGGGAGCGATCTGGATCAGCAAGACCGGCATCCTCGGACCCTACACCGTCCAAGGACCTAGCGTTTATCCCACGGTCAAAGATCTGCCACTGAAAGACCTCGAGGACCCGATCCTCTGGTACAGCGGCGGGCTCTATCACATCGTCGTCAATGGCTGGAGCACCCGCAAGGCATGGCACCTGACCTCGCCGAATGGCATCGACAACTGGACACTGCGCGGGCTCGCCTACGATCCCACGACGGACTTCCTCCGCTACACCGACGGCACGGTGAACCATTGGGACAAGATCGAACGCCCCGCGGTCGTGATGAAGGACGGACACGTGACCCACTTCCTGCTGTCCGTGCTCGATGTGCCAAAGGATCAGGAAAAGGGCAATGACCGCCACGGCAGCAAGATCATCGTGGTACCCTTCGATGGCGAAGCGCTGGATCGCGATCTTCAGGAAAAGGCGCAGTCATCGGCCACGGAGGAAAAGAAACCTGAGCCACCCGCCGGCGTGCCCGCGACCACCAATGTTCCCGGCGCGGAATTCCCGCGCGTCCATCCTGACAACCGGGTGACGCTGCGGATCAAGGCACCGGACGCGAAGAAGGTGCAATTCGATCTCGGCAAACGCTACACAGCGGAACGCGATGCCGATGGCGTGTGGACCGCCACCACGGATCCGCAGGTGCCGGGCTTCCACTACTACTGGCTGGTCATCGACGGCGTGCAGGTGAACGACCCGGCGAGCGAAACCTTCTATGGCGTGAGCAAGCAATCGAGCGGCATCGAGATTCCTGATGCGGACGGCAATTTCTATCAGCCGAAGGACGTCCCCCATGGTGAAATACGGGAACGCTCGTACTTCTCGAAGACCACCGGTACGTGGCGCAGGATCTTCGTCTACACGCCGCCCGGCTACGACGCCGATTCATCAGTGCGCTATCCGGTGCTCTACCTCCAGCATGGCGGTGGAGAGGATGAACGCGGTTGGGGCGTGCAGGGCCGGATGAATCACATCATGGACAATCTCATCGCCGAGAAGAAGGCGAAGCCGATGATCATCGTGATGGAACGCGGCTACGCTCAAAAGCCGGGAGCATCTGCGGCGAGCGGCGGCCCGCGCGATTTCAACCGCATGATCGGCGCACTCGAAGAAGTCTTCGTGAACGACCTGATCCCGATGATCGATTCCACCTACCGCACCTTGGGCGATCGCGATCATCGCGCGATGGCCGGGCTCTCGATGGGTGGCATGCAGACCTTCACCATCGGCATGAAGCATCTCGACCTATTCTCGTACTTCGGCGGCTTCAGCGGCGCAGGCGGAGGCATCGGCGGCGGCACCTTCGACGCGAAAACCGCCCAGGATGGCGTCTTCGCCGACGCCGCGGCCTTCAATTCCAAGGTGAAGCTCGTCTGGCTCGGCATCGGCACCTCGGAAGACAAGCGCTTCTACGAAGGCGTGAAAGGCTACCGCGACGCACTGGAAGCAGCCGGCATCAAAACGAGCTACTATGAGTCCCCCGGCACCGCTCACGAGTGGCAGACCTGGCGGCGTTGCCTGAGAGAATTCACCCCGTTGCTTTTCCAATGA
- a CDS encoding alpha/beta hydrolase translates to MKPLLLASLITCAFTPFTSAEPEPEPNPRKGGPIELGPDDKPEFPDPPKGFDVKRDAIPHGSVEMVEYDSKSVGTRRKMSVYTPPGYVKERKYPVLYLLHGIGGDETEWQRFANPEVILDNLIADGKAEPMIVVMPNGRAQKDDRATGDIYSHAPAFEKFEKDLLEDVIPFIEKKYSVKTDREHRGLAGLSMGGGQSLNFGLGNLDRFAWIGAFSPAPNTKQPQQLVPDPSKTTREIKLLWLSCGNKDGLIRISRGVHDYLKEKKVPHHWSVDGFAHDTPEWKSAFYHFSQLVFR, encoded by the coding sequence ATGAAACCACTCCTTCTCGCCAGCCTGATCACCTGCGCCTTCACGCCCTTCACTTCCGCAGAGCCCGAGCCGGAACCCAACCCTCGCAAGGGCGGCCCCATTGAGCTCGGCCCCGATGACAAACCGGAGTTTCCCGATCCACCGAAGGGCTTCGACGTGAAGCGCGATGCCATTCCCCATGGCTCGGTCGAGATGGTGGAATACGACTCCAAGTCCGTCGGCACCCGCCGCAAGATGTCCGTGTACACGCCGCCCGGCTATGTGAAGGAACGGAAGTATCCGGTGCTCTATTTGCTCCACGGCATCGGCGGCGATGAAACCGAGTGGCAGCGGTTCGCCAACCCGGAGGTGATCCTGGACAACCTCATCGCCGACGGCAAAGCCGAGCCGATGATCGTGGTGATGCCGAATGGCCGCGCGCAAAAAGACGATCGAGCCACCGGCGACATCTACAGTCATGCGCCCGCCTTCGAGAAGTTCGAGAAGGATCTGCTGGAGGACGTGATCCCCTTCATCGAGAAGAAGTATTCGGTGAAAACGGACCGCGAGCATCGTGGCCTGGCCGGGCTCTCGATGGGCGGCGGGCAGTCGCTGAATTTCGGCCTCGGCAATCTGGACCGCTTCGCGTGGATCGGCGCCTTCTCGCCCGCGCCGAATACCAAGCAGCCGCAGCAACTGGTGCCGGACCCCTCAAAGACCACGCGCGAGATCAAGCTGCTGTGGCTTTCCTGCGGTAACAAGGACGGCCTGATCCGCATCAGCCGCGGTGTCCACGACTACCTGAAGGAAAAGAAGGTACCACACCATTGGAGTGTCGACGGATTTGCCCACGACACGCCCGAGTGGAAGTCGGCCTTCTACCACTTCTCGCAGCTCGTATTCCGCTAG
- a CDS encoding ThuA domain-containing protein, translated as MVSPRILFSALFLLLVGTAFAERTKVLLIEGASNHDWQHRKDVLTAILSRDGSFDVDISITPGAASDPGWATWSPNFSAYKVVISGYSNATGEPSWPAAVKTNFANFVSNGGGFIALHEACSAFPDWPAYNDMLGLRWNNADVGKAILISASEQLQTYQPNQPGPYAYTNHGANSNALVKRLGNHPIHAGLPTSWMAANLEIWRYSRGPANNLTVLSYAKDPESQLQFPVEWTTNYGSGRVYATSYGHIFPGDVDPPGMRCAAFQEILCRAVKWCSGVNPPTTVASDFPSTTAISLRPYTEGVSGFGGPKPVTAFVNGTLPTLSVVPTGVQLTKAFPSLNWESPIDAKPWPGQPGQIMVAEMDGRIFKLADNDATTTRTEVLNITDRVWYISWDAGVPTHKHGGVFSTVFHPQFGQGVGKDYLYVYYVQNANDSPDALVDDNHPFYDRLARFTWNGTTFTPSSEQILLHLHDVAKGHEGGGMCFGPDGFLYLCFGDGGDESNNAVNDVQKLNERARSGVFRMDVDMQGGAISRPIRRQPAGLGSYSQNYYVPKSNPWAEAQNGATASVLEEFYAIGLREPHRMSFDAASGFWIGDVGANTWEEVDLMDAPGLNFQWIYKEGTGDGFSTKPSPLIGTERAPVHDYNHGTGNCVIGGHVYRGTAMPFLQGKYLYADNGTQNVYALQFDPVTKAKIGVQQIATGRAGGIWEGVSSFGIDSSGEPLLLQLGAGVNGAAQISRIKPAGPPGGGTWQYPALLSQTGVFTNLPNLTPAAFMIPFDVNMPLWSAGMHKKRWVILPNDGVANTAAERITYSATGTWDFPVGTVFVKHFARPDTDAPLETRLLVRGTDGWGGVTYKWRANGLEADLLEAGAEENLTVNGQTFTYLYPARAQCNLCHTAAAGPVLGFRTRQLNRDFTYPGGGTANQIESLSVAGFINPPLTKASLANVLTSVSHDSTTVTDEAWVRSYLDSNCSHCHQPGGSSRAFWDARLTTPLANQGILCGAVIDGLGAPAPAVIKPGSIENSVMLLRMNTIDPHISMPPLAKGIVDDEAVARVADWVLGMDSDSCTKSGSFYAGGELGIPGATPPNAHGPDLWHSNIVINENATYTNNGGSTISVALDRFHFNAGRTGDPVTPFVVKVLGNNNFIVVAIGTTRTNYVVGSNNVAFSDTQTVVPLAAGEKLAIGFIDARADGTGGTLAGIIDWEDGGAEIWYGGGETDANAGSVTLGQPPNPGSQLYTTLNRNYQFSISYLLSSYDVGHGAQAVAGYTVDGANSNLVINETDTFTNNSGAPMTVSVDRFRFHASRVGDPVTPFLVKVNGNDNFTVVAIGTTRTGYSLGVNDVAFSNGPANITIGAGEKIAAGFVDANADGTGGTGPGVVSYEYNGTDQIYYSYDVTNVASSLSLGQAPVYKGYQLTNLTRNYYYSVSLGFGGKADEDNDGLPDKWELAFASSLTTLSGTADSDKDGMTNAAEFEAGTNPLDASSVLVALNVKPGSGSSAVATVKTVPGRFYQLQVSANLQTWTTAGTWKAASWPATTTGFVIPQSALPTGSTKRLFVKVAPE; from the coding sequence ATGGTTTCCCCCCGAATCCTCTTCAGCGCCCTGTTCCTGTTGCTCGTTGGCACGGCTTTCGCCGAGCGGACGAAAGTATTGCTCATTGAAGGCGCGAGCAATCACGACTGGCAACACCGCAAGGATGTCCTGACCGCGATCCTGTCGCGCGATGGCTCCTTCGATGTCGATATCAGCATCACCCCCGGCGCAGCCAGCGATCCTGGCTGGGCCACGTGGTCGCCGAATTTCTCCGCCTACAAGGTGGTGATCTCCGGCTACAGCAATGCCACCGGTGAGCCGAGCTGGCCGGCGGCGGTGAAGACGAATTTTGCCAATTTCGTCAGCAATGGCGGCGGCTTCATTGCCCTCCACGAAGCCTGTTCGGCCTTCCCCGACTGGCCGGCGTATAACGACATGCTCGGCCTGCGCTGGAACAACGCGGACGTGGGCAAGGCCATCCTGATCAGCGCAAGCGAGCAGCTCCAAACCTATCAGCCGAATCAGCCCGGCCCATACGCCTATACGAATCACGGTGCGAACTCGAACGCGCTGGTGAAGCGGCTCGGCAATCATCCCATCCACGCCGGCCTGCCGACGTCATGGATGGCCGCGAACCTCGAAATCTGGCGCTATTCACGCGGCCCGGCGAACAATCTGACCGTCCTTTCCTACGCGAAGGATCCCGAGTCGCAGCTGCAGTTCCCGGTCGAGTGGACCACGAACTACGGCTCCGGCCGCGTGTATGCCACCAGCTACGGCCACATCTTTCCCGGCGACGTGGACCCTCCGGGCATGCGCTGCGCCGCCTTCCAGGAAATCCTGTGCCGCGCAGTGAAGTGGTGCTCCGGCGTCAATCCGCCGACCACGGTGGCCTCCGACTTTCCTTCGACTACGGCGATCTCCTTGCGACCCTACACCGAAGGCGTGAGTGGCTTCGGTGGGCCGAAGCCGGTCACTGCGTTCGTGAATGGCACACTGCCGACGCTTTCCGTGGTGCCGACCGGCGTGCAGCTGACGAAGGCGTTTCCCTCGCTCAATTGGGAATCACCGATCGATGCGAAGCCATGGCCCGGCCAACCTGGACAGATCATGGTCGCGGAGATGGACGGCCGCATCTTCAAGCTGGCCGACAACGACGCGACGACGACGCGGACCGAGGTGCTGAACATCACCGACCGCGTCTGGTACATCAGTTGGGACGCCGGCGTGCCCACTCACAAGCATGGCGGTGTGTTCTCCACCGTCTTCCACCCGCAGTTCGGCCAGGGCGTGGGGAAGGACTACCTCTATGTGTACTACGTCCAGAATGCCAACGACAGCCCGGACGCGCTGGTGGACGACAATCATCCCTTCTATGATCGCCTCGCGCGCTTCACGTGGAATGGCACTACCTTCACGCCATCCAGCGAGCAGATCCTGCTACACCTGCACGATGTCGCGAAAGGCCACGAAGGCGGCGGCATGTGCTTCGGGCCGGATGGCTTCCTTTACCTGTGCTTCGGCGACGGTGGCGACGAGAGCAACAATGCGGTCAATGACGTGCAGAAGCTGAACGAGCGCGCTCGCTCCGGTGTCTTTCGCATGGACGTGGACATGCAAGGCGGAGCCATCAGCCGCCCGATCCGCCGCCAGCCGGCGGGACTCGGCTCCTACAGCCAGAACTACTACGTTCCTAAGAGCAACCCGTGGGCGGAAGCGCAGAATGGTGCGACGGCTTCGGTGCTGGAAGAGTTCTACGCCATCGGACTGCGCGAGCCGCACCGGATGAGCTTCGATGCCGCGAGCGGCTTCTGGATCGGCGACGTGGGCGCAAACACCTGGGAAGAAGTCGACCTGATGGATGCGCCCGGTCTGAACTTCCAGTGGATCTACAAGGAAGGCACGGGTGATGGTTTCAGCACCAAGCCGAGTCCGCTGATTGGTACCGAGCGTGCGCCTGTCCACGACTATAACCACGGCACCGGCAACTGTGTGATCGGCGGCCACGTTTATCGCGGCACGGCGATGCCGTTCCTCCAAGGGAAGTATCTCTACGCCGACAACGGGACGCAGAATGTTTACGCCCTGCAATTCGATCCGGTGACGAAGGCCAAGATCGGCGTCCAGCAGATCGCAACGGGACGCGCCGGCGGGATTTGGGAAGGGGTCAGTTCGTTCGGCATCGATTCCAGTGGCGAGCCACTGTTGCTCCAACTCGGTGCCGGCGTGAATGGCGCGGCGCAGATCTCGCGCATCAAGCCGGCCGGTCCTCCGGGCGGCGGCACCTGGCAATATCCGGCGCTGCTTTCACAGACCGGCGTCTTCACGAATCTGCCCAATCTCACGCCGGCTGCATTCATGATTCCCTTCGACGTGAACATGCCGCTGTGGAGTGCGGGCATGCACAAGAAGCGCTGGGTGATCCTGCCGAATGACGGCGTGGCCAACACCGCCGCCGAGCGCATCACCTACAGCGCGACGGGCACCTGGGACTTCCCGGTCGGCACCGTGTTCGTGAAACACTTCGCCCGGCCCGACACGGATGCGCCGCTGGAGACTCGCCTGCTCGTCCGTGGCACCGATGGCTGGGGCGGCGTGACCTACAAGTGGCGCGCCAATGGACTGGAGGCGGACTTGTTAGAAGCGGGTGCTGAGGAAAATCTGACCGTGAACGGCCAGACCTTCACGTATCTCTATCCGGCCCGTGCCCAGTGCAACCTATGCCACACCGCCGCTGCGGGTCCGGTACTCGGCTTCCGCACGCGCCAGCTCAATCGCGACTTCACCTACCCCGGCGGTGGCACCGCTAACCAGATTGAGTCCCTCAGCGTCGCCGGTTTCATCAATCCCCCGCTCACCAAGGCGAGTCTGGCCAACGTGCTCACGTCGGTTTCCCACGATAGCACCACGGTGACGGACGAGGCGTGGGTGCGCTCGTATCTCGATAGCAACTGCTCGCATTGCCACCAGCCCGGCGGCAGCTCGCGCGCCTTCTGGGATGCGCGGCTCACCACGCCGCTCGCGAACCAAGGCATCCTCTGCGGAGCGGTCATCGATGGTCTCGGGGCACCTGCGCCCGCGGTGATCAAGCCCGGCAGCATCGAGAACTCGGTGATGCTGCTGCGCATGAACACCATCGATCCGCACATCTCCATGCCGCCGCTGGCCAAGGGCATTGTCGATGACGAAGCGGTGGCCCGCGTGGCCGATTGGGTGCTCGGCATGGACTCCGACTCCTGCACCAAGAGCGGCAGCTTCTACGCCGGTGGTGAGCTCGGCATTCCCGGTGCCACGCCACCCAATGCCCACGGCCCCGACCTGTGGCACTCGAATATCGTCATCAACGAGAACGCGACCTACACCAACAACGGCGGCTCCACGATCTCCGTCGCGCTCGATCGCTTTCATTTCAATGCCGGCCGCACCGGCGATCCGGTCACCCCGTTCGTGGTCAAGGTCCTTGGTAACAACAACTTCATCGTGGTCGCGATCGGCACCACTCGCACGAACTACGTCGTGGGTAGTAATAACGTGGCCTTCTCCGACACCCAGACCGTGGTGCCGCTGGCCGCAGGAGAGAAGCTCGCGATCGGATTCATCGATGCCCGCGCGGATGGCACAGGTGGCACTCTTGCCGGGATCATCGATTGGGAAGACGGCGGCGCGGAGATCTGGTACGGCGGTGGTGAGACGGATGCCAATGCCGGCTCGGTGACATTGGGCCAGCCGCCGAACCCCGGCAGCCAGCTGTACACCACACTGAACCGCAACTACCAGTTCTCCATCAGCTACCTGCTTTCCTCGTATGACGTTGGCCACGGCGCGCAGGCAGTTGCCGGTTACACGGTCGATGGCGCGAACTCGAACCTGGTGATCAACGAGACCGATACCTTCACCAACAACAGCGGCGCTCCGATGACGGTGAGTGTGGATCGCTTCCGCTTCCATGCCTCGCGCGTCGGCGATCCGGTCACGCCGTTCCTCGTGAAGGTCAATGGCAACGACAACTTCACCGTGGTCGCGATCGGGACCACCCGCACCGGCTACAGCCTCGGGGTGAATGACGTGGCGTTCTCCAATGGGCCGGCGAATATCACCATCGGAGCCGGGGAGAAGATCGCCGCAGGCTTCGTGGACGCGAATGCCGATGGTACCGGTGGCACCGGGCCGGGCGTGGTTTCCTACGAGTACAACGGGACCGATCAGATTTATTATAGCTACGACGTGACGAACGTCGCCAGCAGCCTCTCGCTCGGCCAAGCGCCGGTTTATAAAGGCTA